The Desulfosoma sp. DNA window CATCGAGCTGTGGAAGCGGTGAGGTGATTTCGTGGAAACCATTCGTGTCTTGTTGGTGGACGATGAGGTGGAGTTTCTCGATACCTTGCTTAAGCGCCTGCGAAAACGGCAGGTGGAAACGGCGGGGGTTCAAAGCGGGGAGGACGCCCTGCGATACCTGGAAAACAACCCGGTGGACGTGGTGGTCCTTGATGTCAAAATGCCGGGCATGGACGGCATTCAAACCTTAAAGGCCATCAAAGAAAATCATCCCCTTGTGGAGGTGATCATGCTCACGGGGCATGCCAACGTGGAAGTGGCCATTCAGGGTATGGAACTGGGCGCCTTTGACTACCTCATGAAACCCATGGATATCGATGAGCTCCTCTACAAGGTCCAAGATGCCTGCAAGAAGAAAAGACTTCACGAAAAAAGAATGCTGAAAAGAAGGGGGGTGGAATAAGAGCGAAAGCGAGGAACAGACGAACAGCGAGAGAGATTCGGGTCGGTCAAGGACATTACGAAAACTCTAGATCGAGGTTGTGGCGATGAGAAAGATGCGGAAATTTTATGATATGTTGCTGAGTGCGTCCAAGGCGCATGCGCGATGGGAGTATGAAACTTCCCTTAACATTGTGCGAAGCCGAAAGCGACTTGTGATTCTCGGCTTGTTGGCGCTTCCGGCCCTTCTTTTTGCCGTGGCCTTTGCCGCGGATCCTTCTGGTGGCGGACTTCCCGGCATGTTAGGAGGCAAGGAAGCCTACACGCCGGCTTTTTACGACACCAGAATCTTTCTAATTTCCATCCTCGTCGGTTTGTGTGCCGGGCTTATCACAGGTTGTATCGGAGCCGGTGGTGGCTTCATCATCACACCGGCCCTCATGAGTGCTGGAATCAAGGGTATTCTGGCGGTGGGGACGGACCTCTTTCACATCTTTGCCAAGGCCATTATGGGCACGACCGTGCACAAGAAACTGGGCAACGTGTCCGTGCCTTTGGCCGTCTGGTTCCTAGTAGGTTCCGGGGTCGGCGTCACGGGTGGCGGCTTTATCAACAGAACCCTTTACGAGATCAATCCACTGCTCAGTGATACCTTCATAAGCGTCGTCTATGTGATCTTGCTGGGATTCCTAGGGATTTATGCGCTCA harbors:
- a CDS encoding response regulator, with the protein product METIRVLLVDDEVEFLDTLLKRLRKRQVETAGVQSGEDALRYLENNPVDVVVLDVKMPGMDGIQTLKAIKENHPLVEVIMLTGHANVEVAIQGMELGAFDYLMKPMDIDELLYKVQDACKKKRLHEKRMLKRRGVE